The proteins below are encoded in one region of Telopea speciosissima isolate NSW1024214 ecotype Mountain lineage chromosome 10, Tspe_v1, whole genome shotgun sequence:
- the LOC122641487 gene encoding sm-like protein LSM7, giving the protein MSGRKETVLDLAKFVDKGVQVKLTGGRQVTGILKGYDQLLNLVLDGATEFLRDPDDPLKTTDQTRTLGLIVCRGTAVMLVSPTDGTEEIANPFTQPDGV; this is encoded by the exons ATG TCAGGCCGGAAAGAAACAGTTTTAGACCTGGCAAAGTTTGTGGACAAGGGTGTCCAAGTGAAGCTAACTGGTGGTAGACAAG TGACAGGAATTTTGAAAGGATATGACCAGCTGTTAAACCTTGTACTGGATGGAGCTACAGAATTTCTAAGAG ATCCAGATGATCCACTGAAAACAACTGATCAAACCCGGACTCTTGGCCTAATA GTTTGTAGGGGCACTGCAGTGATGCTTGTATCCCCAACTGATGGTACTGAAGAGATTGCAAATCCCTTTACCCAGCCAGATGGTGTGTAG